Sequence from the Pontibacter pudoricolor genome:
ATAATTCTGTCCGGGCCAGCGAACTTAAAGAGGCATTTGTCCAGGCAATATTACGATATTGGTATTTTACTGTTTGAAGCACTAACAACATAAAAAAACCTAAGACTAAGTAAGATAGCTTTTTAGGCATGCTTACATAATTCTTTATCATATAAATAAAGACAAAGAAAAGCCCCCACAGTAAGAGGTCATGAAAGATTGCAGAGGCCAGTACCTCCAATAAAAGAAAGGCGGACACTACATATAACACGGTCTTATTACCTGACTTACTTAGGTACAAGTAAAAAGCTCCAATGTATTTTAATTGCGAAAGAAGGTATAAAAAGAAGTACAACGACGGAGGCACAAAACTTGTCAGTAAACTCGCTGCAAAACCAAGACCTAATAAATAATAAGCACCCTGTGTTTTAGAAGAAGTCGATTCCTCTAGCTTTTCAACCTGGGATAGCGAAATTTGCTGCGCACTAAATACAGGCAAAGACAGTCCAATATAATATAGAAAAGTGCCCGGGATAATGTAACTGAAGTAGGCTTCTTCCGGAATATTCATCCCATAGAATGGATGGTTTATTCCGGTATAATAACTCAGCACCGGTCCTATGATCCATTGCAGGGATGCAATAAAACCAATTACAAGGTTAACAGGAATACCTTCTCCAAAACCAAATAATAGGTTGATTAAGATGTAACCAAAGAAGAGAGATCCGGTTACTGCCCAAAGTGATAAGCTAGTAAATGCAAGCAATACTATCGCAAGACAAATCAAAATACCTGCCATGTAAGCAAGTTTATTATTTTGCTTGCTGCTAATCATTCTAAGCTAATAATTATTTATGTAGTTCGAAATTGCATCACTCGTATGCTGAAAGCTCCAATCTTTGATCTTCATCGCCGAATAGTTTCCCATATGCTTAACTTGCTTCTTAGGCATATTCGCAATAATATTCAAAACATCAGCAAGTTGGACAAGATTATCAGACTCAAATATAAAACCATTCTTGCCAATCTCAATAAGATCTGCCACCCCTCCCACCTTATTACTTGCTATTACTACGAGGCCGCACGCCATTGCTTCATTCATACTCAACCCCCATGTTTCTGTAACAGAAGGTAAAACTAACACGTCACCAAGCCTGTAAGTAGCCGGCATCATAGATTGGTTCTGAAATGGCAGAAACTTTATATTCTGGTTTAAATCAGCTGCTTGTTTCAATTCAACATCAAGAGCTCCATCTCCGACTAAAAGCAAAATAGATTCAGTAGATTTAATTGAATTAAAAGCATCAATTAATAGTTTTGGGTTCTTCTTCCACTCAAACTTACCAGTAAACAGGAAAACCTTTTTATTGTGGTCAATACCAAGATGTTTTCTCAGTTCTTCAGACTTGAATTCATGCTCTAATGAGCTAAATCTATCATTATCAATTGCATGAGGAGCATAAATAAGGTTTTTTTCCAAAACACCATGTTTTAAAAAGTATTTCCTGTTGTTTGATCCAACATACAAGGCAGCATCTACGTGCTTGTATACCCAAGATAATAACACGCGCCGCAGAAGGGTTTTAAAGCCGGGCTTTTCATCCAATAAGGTGGAGTCTCCTCTGAAGATAACT
This genomic interval carries:
- a CDS encoding glycosyltransferase family 4 protein, encoding MNKLAVLSSHPIQYNAPLFKLLAQDVRFKVKVFYTLGKESSGFTDPGFKKAIKWDIPLLDGYDYTFVKNTSSKPSTSSFRGIINPTLVQEIESFGATHILVYGWKFHSHLKVLRHFHNKAKVIFRGDSTLLDEKPGFKTLLRRVLLSWVYKHVDAALYVGSNNRKYFLKHGVLEKNLIYAPHAIDNDRFSSLEHEFKSEELRKHLGIDHNKKVFLFTGKFEWKKNPKLLIDAFNSIKSTESILLLVGDGALDVELKQAADLNQNIKFLPFQNQSMMPATYRLGDVLVLPSVTETWGLSMNEAMACGLVVIASNKVGGVADLIEIGKNGFIFESDNLVQLADVLNIIANMPKKQVKHMGNYSAMKIKDWSFQHTSDAISNYINNY